In Fibrobacter sp. UWB10, one DNA window encodes the following:
- a CDS encoding DivIVA domain-containing protein, giving the protein MELTPLDIRNQSFHKKNFNGIDAEEVKAFLETAANAFEQMSRDKTDLTERLKVAEERVNYYRQIEKTIQDAVVTMQKTVDEVKATAEKEAEIIVAEAKARAVREVESTKKEAEELRMEIEQLKQLRTNYFIRCRALIRGQEELLTAMENDQRMQEELMARPVSQGNVLA; this is encoded by the coding sequence ATGGAACTTACACCACTGGATATCCGAAATCAGAGCTTCCACAAGAAGAATTTCAATGGAATCGATGCTGAAGAAGTCAAGGCTTTCTTGGAAACCGCGGCTAACGCGTTCGAACAGATGTCCAGGGATAAAACCGACCTTACTGAACGCTTGAAGGTTGCCGAAGAACGCGTGAATTACTATCGCCAGATCGAAAAGACTATTCAGGATGCCGTGGTGACCATGCAGAAGACCGTTGACGAAGTCAAGGCCACTGCCGAAAAGGAAGCCGAAATTATCGTTGCCGAAGCAAAGGCAAGAGCGGTCCGCGAGGTGGAGTCCACCAAGAAAGAGGCCGAAGAGCTCCGCATGGAAATCGAGCAACTTAAGCAATTACGTACAAACTATTTTATTCGCTGCAGAGCCTTGATTAGGGGCCAAGAAGAGCTTCTGACGGCCATGGAAAACGACCAGCGCATGCAGGAAGAGCTGATGGCTCGCCCGGTTTCCCAGGGAAACGTTCTGGCCTAA
- a CDS encoding DUF167 domain-containing protein, whose product MRINIKVHARSKRESVVELPDGSYKVEVKAPPVDGAANEAICELLAEHFGVHKRDVSVVSGATNNKKIVEIIK is encoded by the coding sequence ATGAGAATAAATATCAAGGTGCATGCCCGGAGTAAACGCGAAAGCGTGGTTGAACTTCCGGACGGGAGCTACAAGGTCGAAGTCAAAGCTCCTCCTGTAGATGGGGCCGCGAATGAGGCCATTTGTGAACTCCTGGCAGAACATTTCGGAGTGCACAAAAGAGATGTTTCGGTAGTTTCAGGGGCTACAAACAACAAAAAAATAGTGGAAATTATAAAGTAG
- a CDS encoding HD domain-containing phosphohydrolase, with protein MGQMKAALKKFFDFENGSSLKSVLLLIAAGLLLNIIPAKTALALHLPLYLDCLGTIITAMLGGNLPAVIVGFTSNAINGISDPVTMFYGVISIFIAALATFFYHQRFFKNIPRLFVVILSFALIGGGIGSVFTYFLYGFNFGEGISAPFSIAFHEVLGWSKFTSQLWADIVLDFFDKGVVVVFAVFLFRFIPRAIKNHLNKVVLRVNTNEGMKKMVRTSLLRKVVYMVIVAEVLLGGLACTIGFFLYRENSVKNFISIATGVTKAATTVINPDKVDDYINKGYEVDDYAFVRSVLHSIRESFPQTKYLYVYQIRPDGCHVVFDLDTEEALGGAPGDVVEFDPSFEPYLPTLLAGGEIEPIISDDQFGWLLTVYRPIRNSSNKTVAYVAADISMENIIRDEAIFFIKMLSLFFGLSIIIMSIVLELVKRGVVIPMNRMSLAAMKIAANTTRASMFETETVDLESIRDSVERLGKIGVRTNDEIEHLYESMYTMASDTYNFIQRVQAQNERIQRMQEVIIMEFAEVVEARDKSTGNHIKKTAEYVEAIARQLKSEGKFVDVLTDAYIEKLKRAAPLHDIGKIAVSDLILNKPGKLTDEEFAIMKSHTTEGWKILVKMVEDAGDTIDADYLNESIDMAHYHHEKWDGTGYPTRIKGEEIPLSARIMAVADVFDALVAERVYKKPFTYEKAMQIIVEGAGKHFDPDIVESFTHISERLYGARTKLTPPPEESSNADAATNAAATTTAANGANGAAPEQAKS; from the coding sequence ATGGGTCAAATGAAAGCGGCTCTCAAAAAGTTTTTTGATTTTGAAAACGGCTCCAGCTTAAAAAGCGTTTTGCTGCTTATTGCTGCGGGCCTGTTGCTGAATATTATACCGGCAAAGACGGCGCTTGCGCTTCACCTGCCGCTTTACTTGGATTGTTTGGGAACCATCATTACCGCTATGCTTGGCGGTAACCTGCCGGCAGTCATAGTCGGTTTTACCTCGAATGCAATTAACGGTATTTCGGACCCCGTGACCATGTTCTATGGGGTAATCAGTATTTTTATTGCTGCCCTTGCGACCTTCTTTTACCACCAGCGCTTTTTCAAGAATATCCCGCGCCTGTTTGTCGTGATTCTTTCGTTTGCCTTGATTGGCGGCGGTATCGGGTCTGTCTTTACTTATTTCTTGTATGGTTTCAATTTTGGCGAAGGAATCTCGGCTCCGTTCTCGATTGCGTTCCACGAAGTTCTTGGCTGGAGCAAGTTTACCTCGCAACTTTGGGCCGACATTGTTCTTGACTTCTTTGATAAGGGTGTTGTCGTTGTATTTGCGGTGTTCCTTTTCCGCTTTATTCCCCGCGCCATCAAGAACCACCTGAACAAGGTGGTCTTGCGTGTCAACACCAACGAAGGCATGAAGAAAATGGTCCGTACTTCCTTGCTGCGCAAGGTGGTGTACATGGTGATTGTGGCCGAAGTGCTTTTGGGCGGCCTTGCTTGTACGATCGGCTTTTTCCTGTATCGCGAAAACTCCGTCAAAAACTTTATCAGTATCGCGACCGGTGTGACCAAGGCTGCGACTACGGTAATTAATCCTGACAAGGTTGACGATTACATTAACAAGGGTTACGAAGTCGATGACTATGCCTTTGTTCGGTCGGTGTTGCACTCTATTAGAGAAAGCTTCCCGCAGACCAAGTATTTGTATGTGTACCAGATTCGACCGGATGGTTGTCATGTGGTGTTCGACCTAGATACGGAAGAAGCTCTGGGTGGTGCACCGGGTGATGTGGTGGAATTTGACCCGAGCTTTGAACCGTACTTGCCGACGCTTTTGGCGGGCGGCGAAATAGAACCGATTATCTCGGATGACCAGTTTGGTTGGTTGTTGACTGTTTATCGACCGATTCGCAATTCGTCGAACAAGACGGTGGCCTATGTGGCTGCAGATATTTCGATGGAAAATATCATCCGCGACGAAGCAATCTTCTTTATCAAGATGCTTTCGCTGTTCTTTGGTCTTTCCATTATCATCATGAGTATCGTACTTGAACTGGTGAAGCGTGGCGTGGTGATTCCCATGAACCGGATGTCTCTGGCTGCCATGAAGATTGCTGCCAATACGACGCGTGCCAGCATGTTTGAAACCGAAACGGTGGACCTCGAAAGCATTCGAGACAGCGTGGAACGCCTCGGAAAAATCGGGGTGCGAACGAACGACGAAATTGAACATCTGTACGAATCCATGTACACGATGGCGAGCGATACCTACAACTTTATTCAGCGAGTGCAAGCGCAGAACGAACGAATCCAGCGAATGCAAGAAGTCATTATTATGGAATTCGCTGAAGTGGTTGAAGCACGCGACAAGAGCACGGGTAACCATATTAAGAAAACTGCTGAATACGTGGAAGCGATTGCTCGCCAGCTCAAGAGCGAAGGCAAGTTTGTCGATGTTCTTACGGACGCCTATATCGAAAAACTCAAGCGTGCCGCTCCGTTGCATGACATCGGTAAGATTGCTGTGTCTGACTTGATTCTGAATAAGCCGGGCAAACTCACCGACGAAGAATTTGCCATCATGAAGAGCCATACCACTGAAGGTTGGAAGATCTTGGTGAAGATGGTTGAAGATGCTGGTGATACTATTGATGCGGACTACCTGAACGAATCGATTGATATGGCGCACTACCACCACGAAAAGTGGGATGGCACGGGCTACCCGACGCGTATCAAGGGCGAAGAGATTCCGCTGTCTGCAAGAATCATGGCTGTGGCCGACGTGTTTGACGCTCTTGTGGCCGAACGCGTGTACAAGAAGCCGTTCACTTACGAAAAGGCCATGCAGATTATTGTGGAAGGTGCGGGCAAACATTTTGACCCGGATATTGTGGAATCCTTCACGCATATATCTGAAAGACTTTATGGCGCAAGAACCAAGCTGACCCCGCCGCCTGAAGAAAGCTCTAATGCTGATGCTGCAACAAATGCTGCTGCAACAACTACGGCTGCAAATGGTGCAAACGGCGCTGCGCCGGAACAGGCTAAGAGCTAA
- a CDS encoding flavodoxin: protein MFNKMKLTVAAMSVLAASMVFTACNEKESKTEPKAESAEVVAPATKSVVVYFSQNGATKKLAEIFTKAKNADAVELKLVTAYPSTYDSTIAAVKAQRDAKQWPALENAKVELDKYDTVYLGYPIMFGSFTPPIYTFLDSNDLSGKVVVPFCTYGSGGRKASAAELKTLEPNANVTLAYGISNKRITAENGVEVAASEVEAFFGNLEAGKTDEMLMGGFSEQRPLAAEDSAVFAEATKDYAYLGLKPLSVSTQIVAGTNYLFVCEMKAFGGPAVQTNVKIFKPLPGRGVPELIVVEK, encoded by the coding sequence ATGTTTAACAAGATGAAACTGACTGTAGCTGCTATGTCTGTATTGGCGGCCTCGATGGTGTTTACCGCCTGCAACGAAAAGGAATCCAAGACGGAACCCAAGGCAGAATCTGCCGAAGTGGTGGCGCCTGCAACCAAGTCGGTGGTGGTGTATTTTTCGCAGAACGGTGCGACTAAGAAACTCGCTGAAATTTTCACGAAGGCGAAGAACGCCGATGCCGTGGAATTAAAGCTTGTGACGGCTTATCCTTCAACGTACGACAGCACGATTGCTGCAGTAAAGGCCCAGCGTGATGCCAAGCAGTGGCCCGCCCTTGAAAATGCGAAAGTGGAACTGGACAAGTATGACACGGTTTACTTGGGTTACCCGATTATGTTTGGAAGCTTTACGCCGCCCATTTACACCTTCCTTGATTCGAATGATTTGAGCGGCAAGGTTGTGGTGCCTTTCTGCACGTACGGTAGCGGTGGCCGCAAGGCTTCTGCCGCAGAACTCAAGACTCTCGAACCGAATGCGAATGTAACGCTTGCCTACGGAATTTCGAATAAGCGCATTACCGCTGAAAATGGTGTCGAAGTTGCCGCGAGTGAAGTCGAAGCCTTCTTTGGAAACCTGGAAGCCGGCAAGACCGATGAAATGCTGATGGGTGGCTTCTCGGAACAGCGCCCGCTTGCCGCAGAAGATTCTGCCGTATTTGCCGAGGCGACCAAAGACTACGCTTATCTCGGACTCAAACCGCTGAGCGTGTCGACGCAGATTGTCGCGGGCACGAACTATTTGTTCGTGTGCGAAATGAAGGCCTTTGGTGGCCCGGCAGTTCAGACCAACGTGAAAATCTTCAAGCCGCTCCCTGGGAGGGGCGTGCCTGAGCTGATTGTGGTCGAGAAGTAA
- a CDS encoding DUF975 family protein — protein MEDKENIQVEETQTEVFEGREEEMAASAAEIRAYAREAMRGKWGYGVLICLLGLLLYIAPSVPGLFIEDNTTLSYIWSILSAIYSWGLWLGFLACFVDIARKLPNDYTRLFTGFRSIKYLLKIALTFLLQTIFLILWTLLLIVPGIIKAFSYAMTEYILIDHPEYGPLQAITESRKMMDGNRMRLFILDLSFIGWNLLCLVTFGFAALWVFPYFHTARAKFYLDVKAAYEQKLAATALQEAETVPAEPVEEEKEFEVEE, from the coding sequence ATGGAAGACAAAGAAAACATTCAGGTCGAAGAAACCCAGACAGAAGTTTTTGAAGGCCGCGAAGAAGAAATGGCGGCATCTGCTGCAGAAATTAGGGCCTACGCCCGCGAAGCCATGCGTGGCAAATGGGGCTACGGCGTATTGATTTGCCTTTTGGGTTTATTGCTCTATATTGCTCCCTCCGTTCCAGGGCTCTTTATAGAAGACAACACCACCCTTTCTTACATTTGGAGCATTCTCAGCGCCATTTATTCTTGGGGCTTATGGCTCGGTTTTCTCGCCTGCTTCGTTGACATCGCACGCAAACTTCCCAACGACTATACCCGCCTTTTCACAGGCTTCCGTAGCATCAAATATCTCTTAAAAATCGCTCTCACCTTTTTGCTTCAAACTATTTTCCTCATCTTGTGGACGTTACTCCTTATTGTTCCCGGCATTATCAAAGCATTCTCTTATGCAATGACAGAATATATTCTCATTGATCACCCGGAATACGGCCCCCTGCAAGCAATCACCGAGAGCCGCAAGATGATGGACGGCAATCGCATGCGCCTATTCATTCTCGACCTTTCATTCATCGGTTGGAACTTGCTCTGTCTTGTGACCTTCGGCTTCGCCGCTTTATGGGTCTTCCCGTACTTCCATACCGCTAGAGCCAAGTTCTATCTAGACGTTAAGGCTGCGTACGAACAGAAACTCGCCGCCACCGCCCTTCAAGAAGCGGAAACGGTTCCTGCCGAACCTGTCGAAGAAGAAAAAGAGTTCGAAGTCGAAGAGTAA
- a CDS encoding glycoside hydrolase family 44 protein has product MKKLLAAITVAGFATVSTAAIDITVDTQKGIKKISQYLYGRNIDKISDGDPEVNEEETAFINQMLEAGVHMLRANNGNNATRYNWRHKMTVHPDWYNNVYSHDWAITAQKVLDKMPGIDAMYAFQLTGFAASSTDYNFGDWNWKQEHGFYATSTLDLAGGGEVDEDGKTLVKAGDYKLYNMEWPADSTVAIIPYWRDELKFDMSRFKYWSMDNEMEIWRGTHSDLDLPVTGDFLVERYIDVAKKARAAWGDIKLTGPVVANEWFWCSVSSYNKQDRPKGPDRDYCWLEYFIMKVAEAQKSSGTRLLDVFDIHWYPSEKDYESRVNWHRVLFDTTYNYPGANGIKMVNGGWDNDNQKEYIFKRINDWLDKYFGKDHGITLGITETSLIDEDDPMVTALTYASFIGTMQDNGVEIFTPWTWGDGMYETLHLFSRYGHANRVESASTNDSLVSAYSSITNKGDSLTVIFVNRAEKDAQDIQLQLKNFDASLKFKTLTLAGITGETFVSHTNNALKEDAVATKVLGGATNAAASSANKFSLSLPAKSITAVLLTTDTPNVIDAIKPRLRSRPATHYGVTSRFDTKGRNVTHTRTSPGYYILR; this is encoded by the coding sequence ATGAAAAAACTTTTAGCCGCTATTACCGTCGCGGGTTTCGCGACCGTATCTACCGCCGCCATCGACATCACCGTCGACACGCAAAAAGGTATCAAGAAAATTTCACAGTACCTGTACGGGCGCAACATTGATAAAATCAGCGATGGCGACCCCGAAGTGAATGAAGAAGAAACCGCTTTCATCAACCAGATGCTCGAAGCGGGCGTGCATATGCTGCGTGCAAACAACGGCAACAACGCCACGCGCTACAACTGGCGTCACAAAATGACCGTTCACCCCGACTGGTACAACAACGTTTACTCTCACGACTGGGCGATTACCGCACAAAAAGTCCTTGACAAAATGCCGGGTATCGACGCCATGTACGCCTTCCAGCTCACCGGTTTCGCCGCAAGCTCCACCGACTACAACTTTGGCGACTGGAACTGGAAACAAGAGCACGGATTCTACGCGACCTCGACACTCGACCTTGCAGGTGGCGGCGAAGTAGATGAAGACGGCAAGACACTCGTAAAGGCTGGCGACTACAAACTCTACAATATGGAATGGCCCGCCGACTCCACCGTCGCCATCATCCCGTACTGGCGTGACGAACTCAAGTTCGACATGAGCCGCTTTAAATACTGGAGCATGGACAACGAAATGGAAATCTGGCGCGGCACGCATTCCGACCTGGATTTGCCTGTCACGGGAGACTTTCTCGTTGAACGCTATATCGACGTGGCCAAGAAGGCCCGCGCCGCCTGGGGCGACATCAAGCTCACCGGCCCGGTGGTCGCAAACGAATGGTTCTGGTGCTCCGTGTCCTCGTACAACAAACAGGATAGACCCAAAGGCCCCGATCGCGATTACTGCTGGCTAGAATACTTCATCATGAAAGTTGCCGAGGCGCAAAAGTCCTCTGGCACACGTCTTCTCGATGTTTTCGACATTCACTGGTATCCGAGTGAAAAAGATTACGAATCGCGCGTGAACTGGCATCGAGTTCTATTCGACACCACCTATAACTATCCCGGAGCAAACGGGATCAAGATGGTGAACGGAGGCTGGGACAACGACAACCAAAAGGAATACATCTTCAAGCGTATCAACGACTGGCTCGACAAATACTTCGGCAAGGATCACGGCATCACGCTCGGCATTACCGAAACAAGCCTCATCGACGAAGACGACCCCATGGTCACAGCCCTCACCTACGCCTCGTTCATCGGCACCATGCAAGACAACGGCGTCGAAATATTCACCCCGTGGACATGGGGGGACGGCATGTACGAAACACTACACCTCTTCAGCCGCTACGGTCATGCGAACCGTGTCGAATCCGCCTCCACAAACGACTCACTCGTTTCAGCATACAGTTCCATCACCAACAAGGGCGATTCGCTCACAGTCATCTTCGTGAACCGCGCCGAAAAGGACGCACAAGACATTCAATTGCAGCTCAAGAACTTTGACGCATCGCTCAAGTTCAAGACGCTAACGCTTGCTGGAATCACCGGAGAAACCTTCGTTTCGCACACGAACAATGCCCTAAAAGAAGACGCTGTCGCAACTAAAGTGCTAGGCGGCGCCACCAACGCGGCGGCATCCTCTGCAAATAAGTTCTCTCTATCGCTCCCGGCAAAATCAATCACTGCGGTCTTGCTCACTACCGACACCCCGAACGTTATTGACGCTATCAAGCCTAGGCTCAGGTCTCGCCCCGCAACGCATTACGGCGTCACAAGCCGCTTCGATACAAAAGGACGTAACGTAACCCACACCCGCACAAGCCCCGGCTACTACATTCTGCGATAA